One window of the Trypanosoma brucei gambiense DAL972 chromosome 5, complete sequence genome contains the following:
- a CDS encoding tubulin tyrosine ligase, putative, which produces MFPNTSLRPGGAANIGLRSKKTELYGGARGAKPLSSASSVYGMSGSNGSNLPHAIGGSGRITNVGSGSPPISQVIPVGGNSQLSSLRDGDVAKSNPVRYRTPQMQMIVAELSGARQDGPMLRYRTDLDKHVIHFAFRRFPRSVEIVEDEEITAGDWHFFWMSVGRVRSLFSSSEYRLSDSQIINHFPNHYELTRKDLMYKNIKKYIKDPNNVQLRMPYSLPEQLANGGDNVTYLRFADCVPITYNIPNDLAMFEEEFRRQPGSTWIVKPTSRSQGRGIFLINRLSQLKKWLKERKELDEFEGVMMMNSFVVSKYIRDPLLIGGKKFDLRLYVLVTSFKPLVAYLHDQGFARFCATRYVANALSDEDLCSHLTNVALQKGEKEYNASHGGKWTLANLLLFIQGRFGAAAADWLMHGIEFVIYHSLRALESVMFNDRHCFELYGYDILVDSQLRPHLIEVNSSPSLSTTTVSDRLLKEEVLQDVLQVVFPPDFPSNNAMPYWEYRLRADLTTALPTGFRLLQVGEC; this is translated from the coding sequence atgttcccTAATACATCGCTGCGACCCGGTGGGGCAGCAAACATTGGCCTTCGAAGTAAGAAAACTGAGCTCTATGGAGGTGCGAGAGGCGCGAAACCCCTGTCTTCTGCATCATCGGTGTACGGCATGTCGGGTTCTAATGGCTCCAATTTGCCCCATGCCATCGGAGGGAGCGGCAGGATTACAAATGTTGGGTCAGGGTCACCACCAATCTCTCAAGTCATTCCTGTAGGTGGTAACTCTCAACTTAGTAGCCTACGGGATGGCGATGTGGCCAAGTCAAACCCCGTCCGGTACAGAACTCCGCAGATGCAAATGATCGTAGCTGAACTGAGCGGTGCGCGGCAGGACGGGCCCATGCTTCGCTACCGAACCGATTTAGATAAACACGTTATTCACTTTGCATTTCGTCGATTTCCACGTAGTGTTGAAATTGTGGAGGATGAAGAAATTACAGCAGGTGACTGGCATTTCTTTTGGATGAGTGTTGGACGTGTGCGCAGtctgttttcctcctctgaGTATAGGTTGTCTGACTCTCAGATCATCAATCACTTTCCCAACCACTACGAGTTGACACGAAAGGACCTCATgtacaaaaatatcaaaaagtACATAAAGGATCCTAACAACGTACAGTTGAGGATGCCGTATAGCTTACCGGAGCAACTCGCCAATGGTGGGGACAATGTGACATACTTGCGATTTGCTGACTGTGTTCCCATCACATACAACATTCCGAACGATCTTGCGATGTTTGAGGAGGAGTTCCGTCGGCAACCCGGCTCCACGTGGATAGTGAAACCCACATCCCGCTCTCAGGGCCGTGGAATTTTCCTTATCAATCGCCTTTCACAGCTGAAAAAGTGGCTTAAGGAGCGGAAGGAGTTGGATGAATTTGAGGGcgtaatgatgatgaacagTTTTGTGGTATCCAAGTACATCAGGGACCCTTTGCTGATCGGCGGGAAAAAATTTGACCTGCGCCTGTATGTCCTTGTTACTTCCTTCAAACCATTGGTGGCCTACCTGCATGATCAGGGATTTGCACGGTTCTGCGCGACACGGTATGTTGCTAATGCGTTGAGTGATGAGGATCTATGCTCCCACCTCACCAACGTTGCTTTACAAAAGGGTGAGAAAGAATATAACGCCTCGCATGGAGGTAAGTGGACGTTGGCAAATCTCCTACTTTTCATTCAAGGTCGTTTTGGTGCGGCTGCTGCCGACTGGTTGATGCATGGCATTGAGTTTGTTATCTACCATAGTCTTCGTGCACTGGAATCTGTGATGTTCAACGATCGCCACTGTTTTGAGTTATATGGGTACGACATATTAGTTGACTCGCAACTTCGACCACATCTTATTGAAGTAAACTCGTCACCGTCGTTGTCTACGACAACCGTCTCCGATCGACTACTTAAGGAGGAGGTATTGCAAGACGTTCTGCAGGTGGTTTTCCCACCCGATTTTCCATCGAACAACGCAATGCCGTACTGGGAGTATCGCTTGCGGGCGGATTTAACCACCGCACTGCCAACTGGATTTCGACTTTTGCAAGTAGGAGAGTGCTGA
- a CDS encoding peroxisome assembly protein, putative, with translation MSRTVELERCILRTNTYEAYKNVLQQSTSMTDNAQSLVSTLIQTHGEMHLGEKIPSGDGRPVEFVVVDLVPATVGTLTESTTVIVLPPSSDGKELPPTAAMGTTGSSAEGTGADGVSTNNELERGGICSVRLDYSLSGSSTAASEAFLLSTLLQDGSIVCVGDEEYTTAFTLVRQRDDPVPTTGQQEQAETQRGKQQCDTLPTLYASPSVFRNIRAFLMLDVLPTIMKSRFQYNDDQLCVPVSLFREVHNGSGAPITIEVVSSGSRKELHLSAVAVTPAWPVFILTEVFGESYETLLTATLKASERALHGRIVAEGDVIVLSVTPTQLVEMQLEPNTAVEAVLVQVIHAVQSGCALPPVVTSVLHDGAIAIPFRVLEVNTLSGAAYGRIELEDKGNGTELLLLLQNALASPDTTPLFPPPPIPPTFFPQLSLTMNIRSALERCYVPSNAGTTSVFVVHATKENLPVECVSMVMALLGVECLLVDMERKSDEEVQRLLGSYMSCSGEVALVIRNAQKLDQRTELLRLFDADNSGSGVDGTCSDGDCLNGIRVIFLVCECVEAPPPAVAAQARNVEGVLKGTHPSEKDRRLIVENIFTGAQRSRGFCKSLLLSFDSVASWTVGLSTVDVVAYAEECVSVLASMSLPEGVLPVLSESLCSSILEKFQKAHGHNLVSTKLQPVRWSDVGGLEDAKRELREMIQLPLLYPELLGNGGNAKHGAGILFYGPPGCGKTLLAKAVATEMNMNFMAVKGPELINQYVGESEKNIRLLFQRARDNSPCIIFFDELDALAPARGAKGDAGGAMDRVVAQLLVEVDGVGHSRSDGTAAGKVFIIAATNRPDLLDPALLRPGRFDKLCYLGIPSTRSEQLVALRALTRKFDLAEDVDLEALLQPMTLDYTGADLFALCSDAMMFAVEAMLQESLTFNEEGSPSMLAEPAKNLVVRMNDFVRARDQLKPSVTAEDLRRYESLRTKFTANSGRVAD, from the coding sequence ATGTCACGCACCGTTGAGCTCGAGCGTTGTATCCTGCGCACCAACACGTACGAAGCATACAAGAATGTTCTGCAGCAGAGCACATCCATGACCGATAACGCGCAGTCGTTAGTGAGCACCTTAATTCAAACACATGGTGAGATGCACCTTGGGGAGAAGATTCCATCCGGTGACGGTCGTCCTGTTGAGTTCGTGGTGGTTGACTTGGTTCCTGCAACAGTCGGTACCTTAACAGAATCGACTACTGTTATTGTCCTTCCACCTTCCTCGGATGGGAAGGAGCTGCCGCCTACCGCTGCCATGGGAACGACGGGGAGCTCCGCTGAGGGCACCGGCGCCGATGGGGTGAGTACAAATAATGAATTGGAGAGAGGCGGTATATGTTCCGTTAGGTTAGACTACTCGCTTTCGGGTTCCTCCACAGCTGCATCGGAGGCTTTTCTTCTAAGTACACTTCTGCAAGACGGCagtattgtgtgtgtgggcgACGAGGAATACACGACTGCGTTTACACTCGTTAGGCAAAGGGATGACCCAGTGCCTACGACAGGGCAGCAGGAGCAAGCAGAAACGCAACGAGGAAAACAGCAGTGCGATACACTACCCACCTTGTATGCTTCACCAAGTGTCTTTCGCAACATTCGGGCCTTTCTCATGCTTGACGTGCTTCCTACAATCATGAAATCGCGTTTCCAATACAATGATGATCAGTTGTGTGTACCTGTGTCGCTTTTTCGAGAGGTGCACAACGGAAGTGGCGCCCCAATAACTATTGAGGTGGTTAGTAGCGGAAGCCGAAAGGAGTTGCATCTGAGTGCTGTTGCAGTTACACCTGCATGGCCGGTGTTTATTTTAACGGAAGTGTTTGGTGAAAGCTACGAAACTCTTCTCACCGCAACTCTAAAAGCATCCGAGAGAGCCCTTCATGGGCGGATTGTAGCTGAGGGGGATGTTATTGTTCTTTCTGTCACCCCGACTCAACTTGTTGAAATGCAGTTAGAGCCTAATACTGCTGTGGAGGCGGTGCTGGTGCAGGTTATCCATGCCGTACAGAGCGGTTGTGCCCTACCACCGGTGGTTACATCTGTGCTGCACGACGGCGCAATCGCTATCCCCTTCCGAGTTCTTGAAGTGAACACGCTGTCAGGCGCTGCATACGGCCGCATTGAGCTAGAAGACAAGGGCAACGGTACGGAGCTGCTCTTGTTATTACAAAATGCTCTGGCTTCTCCCGACACTACGCCGCTCTTTCCGCCCCCTCCCATCCCTCCGACGTTCTTCCCACAGCTGTCTCTGACAATGAACATCCGCAGCGCATTGGAGCGTTGTTACGTGCCAAGCAATGCAGGCACCACCAGTGTGTTTGTGGTGCATGCAACTAAGGAAAACTTGCCAGTTGAGTGTGTTTCGATGGTTATGGCACTTCTTGGCGTGGAGTGTCTTCTTGTTGACATGGAACGGAAGAGCGACGAAGAAGTGCAGAGGCTTCTGGGGTCGTATATGAGCTGTTCTGGGGAAGTCGCTTTGGTTATTCGTAATGCGCAGAAGCTTGATCAACGCACCGAACTGTTGCGCTTGTTTGACGCAGACAACTCAGGCAGTGGAGTTGATGGCACTTGTAGCGACGGTGATTGCTTAAATGGTATTCGTGTcatatttcttgtttgtgaGTGCGTGGAAGCTCCCCCACCTGCAGTAGCTGCGCAGGCGCGCAACGTCGAGGGGGTGTTGAAGGGTACACATCCTTCTGAGAAGGATCGTCGCTTAATTGTTGAAAATATTTTCACAGGAGCCCAGCGGTCCCGTGGCTTTTGCAAGAGTTTACTACTATCATTTGATTCTGTTGCGTCGTGGACCGTTGGTCTAAGTACCGTCGATGTGGTGGCGTATGCTGAAGAATGCGTGTCTGTCTTGGCGTCCATGTCACTTCCGGAGGGTGTTCTACCGGTCCTATCCGAGTCCCTGTGCAGCAGCATTTTGGAAAAATTTCAGAAGGCTCACGGACACAATCTGGTGTCAACAAAACTACAACCTGTACGCTGGAGTGATGTTGGTGGTCTCGAGGACGCCAAGCGCGAGTTGCGTGAAATGATTCAACTGCCGCTGCTCTACCCGGAGCTGCTGGGAAACGGTGGTAACGCAAAACATGGGGCCGGCATTCTTTTCTACGGCCCGCCCGGCTGCGGCAAGACGCTCTTGGCGAAGGCCGTAGCCACCGAAATGAACATGAATTTTATGGCTGTGAAGGGCCCCGAGTTGATCAATCAGTATGTCGgtgaaagtgagaaaaatatACGTCTACTGTTCCAGCGTGCGCGCGACAACTCGCCGTGTATTATATTCTTTGATGAACTGGACGCATTGGCTCCGGCGCGTGGAGCCAAAGGTGACGCCGGTGGAGCAATGGATCGCGTCGTGGCACAGCTGCTCGTGGAGGTTGATGGTGTTGGCCACAGTCGCAGCGATGGAACTGCAGCCGGGAAGGTGTTTATTATCGCCGCCACCAACCGCCCAGATTTGCTTGACCCCGCACTACTGCGGCCCGGTCGCTTTGACAAACTTTGTTACCTAGGTATTCCTTCCACACGCAGTGAGCAATTGGTTGCATTACGAGCACTGACACGCAAATTTGACCTCGCTGAAGATGTTGATCTGGAAGCTCTACTGCAGCCAATGACTTTGGATTACACAGGCGCTGATCTGTTTGCATTGTGCTCCGACGCTATGATGTTTGCGGTCGAGGCTATGCTGCAGGAATCTCTAACTTTTAACGAGGAGGGTTCCCCCTCTATGTTGGCAGAGCCGGCTAAAAACTTGGTCGTCCGCATGAACGACTTTGTGAGGGCACGTGACCAACTGAAGCCATCGGTGACTGCTGAAGACCTTCGCCGATACGAAAGCCTTCGCACCAAATTTACCGCTAATTCGGGTCGTGTGGCTGATTGA
- a CDS encoding helicase, putative, with product MSSSDIAVKRIRRQWEPEDKAWHDEALQLPWEEVSPPLHSATLFALRNVFFFSHATAVQARTISVFCSSGNSTIVEAPTGSGKTLAVLIPLMERTVRACDAFVAAHNFPLLRRDIIGIVLAPSRVLAEQTFVVGRNLAARLPHTIRFALCDGAVQSADVVLKSLKAAARGAGTFLVTTPRDLVDFIAALNTKRPTEHPPVARSDAETSEGGRSVHNEPDEREELLAAQDEETLRRYYEKRGRRKDTSEKNTGHNVQLHGCHNERFVLVVDEADLVFHSVEMRGIVTEFVATHAYLEQPLDKRLKEERGESTSTSTNSSEKTLSMDLSFVGATVSTSTEVQTYAERACAALQSKLHKVVLNSNEDFVTQLQNRYLLCEAHDFLPILIQLMNLHSSKKHFIFFNSPRTLRFVEKLFSRLVESHQMLLCINHVFVMYEGMNERTRLDQYNAFLNHKAEVKAGTTDGKKAALLSATEKKNQFYTSGWKREGRQPGGRGAILLCTDVAAFGLDVRDVDYVYHFEPPTTVQSYVHRIGRVGRMGMRGSSILILPCFSTDSSLTEAPERKSTSTRFNTLINTKSATSSIQTQQVSEADLSEERRQYLKELGERSELQPCSIPPFAPIAATVRNVISQHNKIKTLAQQAAMSMCTAPSSMEGAKSWFDPKLALHALLLN from the coding sequence ATGTCGTCTTCAGACATCGCGGTGAAGCGGATCCGTCGTCAATGGGAACCTGAAGATAAGGCATGGCACGATGAGGCGCTGCAGCTGCCATGGGAGGAGGTCTCACCGCCGCTGCACAGCGCCACCTTATTTGCCTTACGTaacgtctttttcttttctcacgCTACAGCAGTCCAGGCACGCACAATTAGTGTCTTTTGTTCTTCGGGAAACAGTACCATAGTTGAAGCACCAACTGGTAGCGGGAAGACACTTGCCGTGCTCATTCCACTGATGGAACGTACAGTACGGGCGTGTGATGCTTTTGTTGCAGCGCACAACTTTCCGTTGCTACGGCGCGATATTATCGGCATCGTTCTGGCCCCGTCGCGCGTCCTTGCGGAACAAACGTTTGTGGTCGGTCGCAACCTTGCCGCACGCCTGCCGCATACAATACGGTTCGCCCTGTGCGACGGGGCGGTACAGTCAGCGGATGTAGTTCTAAAGAGTTTAAAGGCTGCGGCGCGTGGTGCGGGAACTTTTCTGGTGACAACGCCACGTGACTTAGTTGACTTTATTGCTGCTTTAAATACAAAGCGTCCTACAGAACACCCACCTGTAGCGAGAAGTGACGCCGAAACTAGCGAGGGCGGCCGGTCAGTGCACAACGAACCGGATGAACGGGAGGAGCTTCTGGCCGCACAAGACGAGGAAACACTGCGACGCTACTATGAGAAGCGCGGTAGGCGTAAGGACACGAGCGAGAAAAACACTGGACACAACGTACAGCTGCATGGCTGTCACAATGAGCGGTTTGTACTTGTAGTGGATGAAGCGGATCTTGTCTTTCATTCAGTTGAGATGCGTGGAATCGTGACTGAGTTTGTGGCGACGCACGCTTATTTGGAGCAACCACTGGACAAGCGGCTGAAGGAAGAGCGTGGTGAATCCACGTCAACATCGACAAATTCCTCGGAGAAAACCTTATCGATGGATTTGTCATTTGTCGGCGCAACTGTGTCAACTTCGACGGAGGTACAGACTTATGCTGAGAGGGCGTGTGCTGCTCTCCAGTCCAAGTTACACAAAGTGGTGCTTAATAGCAATGAAGACTTTGTAACCCAACTGCAGAACCGCTATCTGCTTTGTGAGGCACATGACTTTTTACCGATATTGATTCAGCTAATGAACTTACACTCATCCAAGAAGCATTTTATCTTCTTTAACAGTCCCAGAACGCTCCGTTTTGTTGAAAAGTTGTTTTCCCGTTTGGTGGAGAGCCATCAGATGTTGTTGTGCATCAACCATGTGTTTGTTATGTACGAGGGAATGAACGAGCGCACCCGACTGGACCAGTACAATGCTTTCCTCAATCACAAAGCGGAGGTGAAGGCGGGCACTACAGATGGGAAGAAGGCTGCACTGCTCTCcgcaactgaaaaaaaaaaccagtTTTACACCAGCGGTTGGAAACGGGAAGGTCGACAACCCGGTGGCAGGGGTGCGATTCTTCTTTGCACGGATGTGGCTGCGTTTGGCTTGGATGTACGTGATGTAGATTATGTCTATCACTTTGAACCTCCAACAACTGTGCAATCGTACGTGCACCGCATTGGACGTGTTGGGCGGATGGGTATGAGAGGAAGCAGTATACTGATTCTTCCTTGCTTCAGTACAGATTCCTCACTGACAGAAGCTCCCGAACGAAAGTCAACGAGCACGAGGTTTAACACATTAATCAACACGAAGAGCGCAACGTCCAGCATTCAGACACAGCAGGTATCAGAGGCTGACCTTAGCGAAGAGCGACGCCAGTATCTGAAAGAGTTGGGCGAGCGAAGTGAGTTGCAGCCGTGTTCCATTCCCCCTTTCGCCCCCATCGCGGCAACTGTACGAAACGTGATTTCCCAGCACAATAAAATTAAGACATTGGCTCAGCAGGCGGCCATGTCCATGTGCACCGCTCCATCTTCTATGGAAGGGGCGAAATCATGGTTTGACCCTAAACTCGCTCTCCACGCCCTTCTGCTTAACTGA
- a CDS encoding arginine N-methyltransferase, putative yields MESGGFAEDYDPNSSLHHQYYESYSDLAVHRLMLEDAQRMSFYRKSIEQSASIEGKVVVDVGSGTGILSMWAARAGAKHVFSIEASSLSEFQIGVVEDNDLSTKVTVLGDTVENIIAGGVANFVNRHKAKLGKCGVAVLLSEWMGFYLFHEGMLPSVIRARNFFQDVNAALGVLQPIEMIPERATVFVAPITCKPYYVQRYKNFWRDVGGLDFSRYGRIEYEVYLEQASPLVECLPPLCLLHEGLSLIELNLSTVQEEVLTSLQNTVHFDLKESAEFQQHAREAGSEGRVSVDGFTVWFDVSYGAHTLSTSPRSPSTHWKQTTILLPREARNEELVSFPVEGGELGVEMHISASDKTLRFYTIELELK; encoded by the coding sequence ATGGAGTCCGGGGGGTTTGCAGAAGACTATGACCCAAATAGCTCTTTGCATCATCAGTACTATGAAAGTTATTCAGATCTTGCTGTGCACCGCTTGATGCTGGAGGATGCGCAACGCATGTCGTTTTATCGCAAATCCATAGAGCAAAGTGCATCCATTGAAGGAAAAGTGGTGGTGGACGTGGGTTCCGGCACGGGGATTCTCTCGATGTGGGCGGCACGCGCTGGAGCGAAGCACGTCTTTTCCATTGAAGCATCATCGCTGAGTGAATTTCAAATCGGAGTCGTCGAAGACAATGATCTTTCGACGAAGGTAACGGTACTCGGAGACACAGTGGAGAATATTATTGCCGGTGGTGTAGCGAATTTCGTGAACCGTCACAAGGCTAAATTGGGGAAATGTGGCGTAGCAGTGCTTCTATCCGAATGGATGGGGTTTTATCTGTTCCATGAAGGTATGCTTCCCTCCGTCATCCGTGCGAGGAACTTCTTTCAAGATGTCAACGCCGCCCTGGGGGTTTTGCAGCCTATTGAAATGATCCCTGAGCGCGCCACTGTTTTCGTCGCCCCTATTACTTGCAAACCGTATTATGTGCAGCGATACAAAAACTTTTGGCGTGATGTTGGCGGCTTGGATTTTAGTCGCTATGGACGGATAGAATATGAAGTATATCTCGAACAGGCGTCACCTCTCGTTGAGTGTTTACCACCCTTGTGCCTTCTCCACGAAGGTCTTTCCCTGATTGAGTTGAATTTATCAACAGTTCAGGAGGAGGTACTCACATCATTGCAAAATACCGTCCATTTCGACTTGAAGGAATCCGCTGAGTTTCAGCAACACGCCAGGGAAGCGGGTAGTGAAGGGCGGGTTTCTGTGGACGGTTTTACCGTATGGTTTGATGTAAGTTATGGTGCCCACACACTTAGCACATCACCTCGCAGCCCTTCCACTCACTGGAAACAAACCACCATCCTTCTTCCAAGAGAAGCCCGAAACGAAGAACTCGTGTCCTTCCCCGTAGAGGGTGGCGAGCTCGGTGTGGAGATGCATATTAGTGCATCAGATAAAACCCTTCGCTTCTACACCATTGAGCTCGAGTTAAAATAA
- a CDS encoding adenylate kinase, putative codes for MSTGQLSADAVKYLEEKRVTYLLEELFHDVLRNLPENPLEFLLKALERKTTLHLIIVGPPGSGKQTQARRIAKRYDAVHVRAQDIFLNEVKRRTPEGEIIERCMRDGEQVPSHISSELVIRRLREDDVVKRGWVLDGFPQTRSQALRLQTAGLSPLLFVMLDVGNEVSVKRCAGRRYEPITRNIYHIEYLPAPSGMHLELMSPDDESRAAVASRWKYFDARRGELVGCYEPMYVRIDGDRPFDTVFAEVCEQVDSRFVSV; via the coding sequence ATGTCCACCGGCCAACTTTCAGCGGATGCGGTGAAATACCTTGAGGAGAAGCGTGTCACTTACCTGCTGGAGGAACTCTTTCACGATGTGCTGCGGAACCTTCCCGAAAACCCCTTAGAGTTCCTTCTTAAAGCGCTGGAACGTAAAACCACATTGCATCTCATAATTGTGGGCCCTCCGGGCAGTGGCAAACAGACGCAGGCCCGTCGCATCGCAAAGAGGTATGATGCGGTACATGTTCGCGCACAGGATATTTTTCTCAACGAAGTAAAGAGACGCACACCCGAGGGAGAAATCATAGAGCGCTGCATGCGAGATGGCGAGCAGGTGCCCTCACATATTTCCTCAGAACTTGTCATTAGGCGGCTTCGCGAGGATGATGTTGTCAAAAGGGGGTGGGTGCTTGACGGATTCCCGCAAACGCGCTCACAGGCACTGCGTCTTCAGACAGCGGGACTTTcacctcttcttttcgttaTGCTCGATGTTGGGAACGAGGTGTCGGTAAAACGCTGCGCAGGCCGTCGGTACGAACCCATAACGCGGAATATTTATCATATCGAGTATTTGCCGGCACCAAGCGGCATGCATTTGGAGCTCATGTCTCCCGATGACGAATCGAGGGCTGCTGTGGCGAGCAGGTGGAAATACTTCGATGCTAGGCGGGGTGAGCTCGTTGGTTGTTATGAACCAATGTACGTTCGCATCGATGGTGACCGACCATTTGACACTGTATTCGCTGAGGTATGCGAGCAGGTGGACTCGAGGTTTGTTTCAGTGTAA
- a CDS encoding variant surface glycoprotein (VSG), putative produces the protein MAEGKAAFLLILCVCSCWHLSSADTEAIKETAIREVCELSKTLKGTPFAITQRWKHIEALISTFERLLRRLELINLLCCQNEDSVSILKLYTQSQIASLEVLMKALTERGPNAAAFAAYAAGRLDEFVAVFTQSVGKTPRTNACVIADSGMRRWDQAAANGCEHNVVGNAAQNFLDLEVLLKTTLLTGGNQKGESKQCPLTKSDLSGYATVDDAPDRIKWAGGLLTVHKMYGWKEDGWSTNGRNVEFIKEAAEQFKEIKKILEKQLPNGLDSIDALNAFLKREEPDAMMKDAIKTHQGWEEEKDDKTIIEKIKEIFGIGEPCAKIEFIETLIRTNVSARESGCTKQIDLFQLTTRQMEEVKERRLDQLRKTKTEAENYPRDMAKLSALKTNTNTKQGEHGECQFLCKRYKNAKAENKATDAAPNSPAAARKCRGKTENDCKDECKWEGNVCKNSDETSDYSRVCYSPLFPVLLLSLF, from the coding sequence ATGGCAGAGGGCAAAGCTGCTTTTTTACTAATATTGTGTGTTTGCTCCTGCTGGCACCTCTCTTCAGCGGACACAGAAGCGATCAAGGAAACAGCAATCAGAGAAGTGTGTGAGCTTTCAAAAACATTGAAAGGCACACCCTTTGCCATAACTCAGAGATGGAAACATATCGAGGCCTTGATTTCGACCTTTGAGAGGTTGCTGCGAAGATTGGAGTTAATTAACCTTCTGTGCTGTCAAAACGAAGATAGCGTAAGCATTTTGAAACTCTACACCCAAAGCCAGATTGCAAGTTTAGAAGTGCTAATGAAGGCTCTTACGGAAAGGGGACCGAACGCCGCGGCGTTCGCGGCATACGCAGCGGGGAGGTTGGATGAGTTTGTTGCCGTATTCACGCAGTCGGTTGGGAAGACACCGCGAACAAACGCGTGCGTAATTGCGGATTCCGGCATGAGAAGGTGGGACCAGGCAGCAGCGAATGGATGTGAGCATAACGTAGTGGGAAACGCGGCTCAGAACTTCCTTGATTTGGAAGTCTTATTGAAAACAACATTGTTGACAGGAGGAAaccaaaagggagaaagcaaacagtGCCCACTAACAAAGAGCGATTTGAGTGGCTATGCGACGGTGGACGACGCCCCTGACAGAATAAAGTGGGCAGGCGGGCTTTTGACCGTACACAAAATGTATGGATGGAAAGAAGACGGATGGTCTACAAACGGAAGGAACGTCGAATTCATCAAAGAGGCGGCAGAACAATTcaaagaaatcaaaaaaatcCTCGAGAAACAGCTGCCGAACGGCCTTGACAGCATCGACGCACTAAACGCTTTtttgaaaagggaagagccGGACGCGATGATGAAAGATGCAATCAAAACGCACCAGGGatgggaagaagagaaagacgATAAAACGATAATTGAGAAAATCAAGGAGATATTTGGAATTGGGGAACCATGTGCAAAGATTGAATTTATCGAAACGCTTATAAGGACTAATGTTTCTGCTAGAGAATCGGGCTGCACAAAGCAAATTGACTTGTTTCAACTCACTACTCGGCAAATGGAAGAAGTAAAGGAACGCCGCCTCGATCAATTACGTAAAACGAAGACAGAAGCGGAGAATTATCCACGGGACATGGCAAAATTGTCGGCATTAAAAActaatacaaacacaaagcaAGGTGAGCACGGAGAGTGCCAGTTTCTATGCAAGCGATACAAGAACGCTAAAGCAGAAAACAAGGCAACGGATGCCGCACCCAACTCTCCGGCAGCAGCAAGGAAGTGTCGTGGGAAAACGGAAAACGATTGCAAAGATgaatgcaaatgggaaggaaatgTCTGCAAAAATTCGGACGAAACATCAGATTACTCCAGAGTATGTtactcccctctttttccagtcttacttctttccttattttag
- a CDS encoding T. brucei spp.-specific protein, whose protein sequence is MTSFPRSFQHDGLLSAVVTQPQRAFPHLPLSLSKLFPYTSCSTGAAPVDNSFNIKVNSSKGYAKWVGSSPLLVIPSPKLRTFLSVTFSYISTITFISAVLLFVFLKLILPPNTAPPSKRPAILISKKKNIASSLSYLMTHFNKRKTFRECESINND, encoded by the coding sequence ATGACGTCTTTCCCTCGGTCTTTTCAGCATGATGGCCTTCTCAGCGCAGTGGTGACACAACCTCAGCGGGCATTTCCTCACCTTCCTTTGAGTTTATCTAAACTCTTCCCGTATACATCATGTTCTACAGGTGCAGCTCCTGTGGATAATTCATTCAATATTAAGGTTAATTCCTCCAAAGGGTATGCAAAATGGGTTGGCAGCTCCCCGCTATTGGTAATTCCATCTCCGAAACTTCGGACGTTTTTGTCCGTCACCTTTTCATATATTTCCACAATCACATTCATAAGcgctgttttgttgtttgtttttttgaagcTCATTCTTCCACCCAACACCGCACCCCCCTCCAAACGTCCCGCAATTCTtatcagcaaaaaaaaaaacattgctTCATCCCTTTCCTACCTTATGACTCATtttaacaaaaggaaaacgttCAGGGAGTGTGAAAGCATAAACAATGACTAA